A genomic stretch from Desulfotignum balticum DSM 7044 includes:
- a CDS encoding porin: MIWAAGTARAGYKFKINEAVKGEIGFWTQAWYQYAENASDGNGDGVLDTDVNDFMIRRAYFSISGEATPYLGFFTHIAADRIGQDNLDDSSLGLGSGVAFRDIWITLKPSDMLNVQVGRMYIPFTRNYGTTSTKALLTTDLDWTQGGIRGNIFYPSKVGRDDGVTFWGNLMAGKFQYRFMVGEGVENPTQNPDDNLRFAGRVSFNLFDPETGWFNQGTYLGKKQILALGLGADTQELEFGAGTDDYFAWTADIHYDQPYSNGGP; this comes from the coding sequence ATGATTTGGGCAGCCGGTACTGCCCGGGCAGGGTACAAATTTAAAATCAATGAAGCGGTTAAAGGAGAGATTGGTTTCTGGACCCAGGCCTGGTATCAATATGCGGAAAATGCCAGTGACGGCAATGGAGACGGCGTGCTTGATACCGATGTCAATGATTTTATGATACGAAGGGCCTATTTCAGCATCAGCGGCGAGGCCACGCCCTATCTGGGATTTTTCACACATATTGCTGCCGACCGCATCGGTCAGGATAATCTGGATGATTCATCACTGGGCCTTGGCAGCGGTGTCGCATTCAGAGATATTTGGATCACACTGAAACCATCTGATATGCTGAATGTTCAGGTGGGGCGGATGTATATTCCGTTTACGCGAAATTATGGCACTACCTCGACCAAGGCGCTGCTGACAACCGATCTGGACTGGACCCAGGGCGGTATCAGGGGCAATATTTTTTACCCCAGCAAGGTTGGCCGCGATGACGGTGTCACTTTTTGGGGCAATCTGATGGCGGGGAAGTTCCAATATCGGTTCATGGTCGGCGAAGGGGTGGAGAACCCCACCCAGAATCCGGATGATAACCTGAGGTTTGCCGGAAGGGTCAGTTTCAACCTGTTTGATCCTGAGACAGGCTGGTTCAATCAGGGCACCTATCTGGGAAAGAAACAGATTCTTGCATTGGGCCTGGGTGCTGATACGCAAGAACTTGAATTTGGTGCCGGAACCGATGATTATTTTGCCTGGACAGCGGATATCCACTATGACCAGCCTTACAGTAACGGGGGGCCCTGA